In Duganella zoogloeoides, a single genomic region encodes these proteins:
- a CDS encoding TOBE domain-containing protein produces the protein MAISEINVRNQFRGKIKEIIFGPVVSEVDVETQHGIVTSVITSRSIHDLDLKVGSEVIALVKSTEVSIAKISS, from the coding sequence ATGGCCATTTCTGAAATTAATGTACGTAACCAGTTCCGCGGCAAGATCAAGGAAATCATCTTCGGACCGGTGGTCTCGGAGGTGGACGTGGAAACCCAGCATGGCATCGTCACCTCGGTGATCACCTCGCGCTCGATCCATGATCTCGACCTGAAGGTCGGCAGCGAAGTGATCGCGCTGGTGAAATCGACGGAAGTATCGATCGCCAAGATCAGCAGCTGA
- a CDS encoding sulfate ABC transporter substrate-binding protein, with the protein MTYQNATRRFVVTSLLATSAVFLGLPLQASAATPVLLNASYDVARELFKEINPAFVAEYKKTTGETVDINQSHGGSSKQARSVADGMEAAVVTMNQANDIDLLVDRGTVAAGWEKKFPNNAAPFYSTMVYLVRKGNPQGIKDWNDLAKPGVKVIVPNPKTSGNGRYTYLAAWGSVIKNKGTEVQARELVTRIFKNVPVLDGGGRGATTTFTQRGIGDVLVTFENEVNLVRAEFGNNFDVVYPASSILAESPVAVVDKVVDKKGYRKEATAYLNFLYSPQGQDIIAKHYFRPRSEAAFKKYNANFRQISLFTVDDVFGGWKAAQKKHFDDGGEFDKIYQNK; encoded by the coding sequence ATGACCTACCAGAATGCGACCCGCCGTTTCGTTGTCACTTCGTTACTGGCCACTTCGGCAGTGTTCCTGGGCTTGCCACTGCAGGCCAGCGCCGCCACGCCCGTGCTGCTGAATGCATCGTATGACGTGGCGCGCGAGCTGTTCAAGGAGATCAACCCGGCGTTCGTGGCCGAGTACAAGAAGACCACCGGCGAGACCGTCGATATCAACCAGTCGCACGGCGGCTCGTCCAAGCAGGCCCGCTCGGTGGCTGACGGCATGGAAGCGGCCGTTGTGACCATGAACCAGGCCAACGACATCGACCTGCTGGTCGATCGCGGCACGGTGGCGGCCGGCTGGGAAAAAAAGTTCCCCAACAACGCTGCACCGTTCTATTCGACCATGGTGTACCTGGTGCGCAAGGGCAACCCACAAGGCATCAAGGACTGGAACGACCTGGCCAAGCCGGGCGTCAAAGTGATTGTGCCGAACCCTAAAACTTCGGGCAACGGCCGCTACACCTACCTGGCCGCCTGGGGTTCGGTGATCAAGAACAAGGGTACCGAGGTGCAGGCGCGCGAACTGGTGACGCGCATCTTCAAGAACGTGCCAGTCCTGGACGGCGGCGGCCGTGGCGCCACCACCACCTTCACCCAGCGCGGCATCGGCGACGTGCTGGTGACGTTTGAAAACGAAGTGAACCTGGTCCGCGCCGAATTCGGCAACAACTTCGATGTGGTGTACCCAGCGTCGTCGATCCTGGCCGAGTCGCCGGTGGCCGTGGTCGATAAAGTGGTGGACAAGAAAGGCTACCGCAAGGAAGCGACCGCCTACCTGAACTTCCTGTACTCGCCGCAAGGCCAAGACATTATTGCCAAGCATTACTTCCGTCCGCGCTCGGAAGCGGCGTTCAAGAAGTACAACGCCAACTTCCGCCAGATCAGCCTGTTTACCGTCGATGACGTGTTCGGCGGCTGGAAAGCAGCGCAGAAGAAACACTTCGACGATGGCGGCGAGTTCGACAAGATCTACCAGAACAAATAA